A genomic segment from Drosophila willistoni isolate 14030-0811.24 chromosome 2L unlocalized genomic scaffold, UCI_dwil_1.1 Seg168, whole genome shotgun sequence encodes:
- the LOC6641077 gene encoding myocyte-specific enhancer factor 2 isoform X1: protein MGRKKIQISRITDERNRQVTFNKRKFGVMKKAYELSVLCDCEIALIIFSSSNKLYQYASTDMDRVLLKYTEYNEPHESLTNKNIIEKENKNGVMSPDSPEAEADYTLTPRTEAKYNKIDEEFQNMMQRNQMAIGGVVGAGGGGGGGGAGNGGPGAPRQLPNTSYTLPVSVPVPGSYGENMLQASPQMSHTNISPRPSSSETDSGGMSLIIYPSGSMLEMSNGYPHSHSPLVGSPSPGPSPGIAHHMPIKQQSPGSQNGRASNLRVVIPPSIGPNMSTADDVAYGDHRQSQTSLNTPVVTLQTPIPALTSYTFGAQDFSSSGAMSSADIMSLPQWHPGLTQHTSLSHLAVSNSTPPPATSPVSIKVKAEPQSPPRDLSASGHQHSNGSTGSGGSSSSTSSSNASASGLVVGIPTVTSASSVSVAANVISHLNQASVLAGASGGGGGGGGGPAGGIVVGSNGNANEQATNLSVLSHSQQHLVMPNSRPSSTGHITPTPGHDKYEGYPYRALMGHNHNPRWNFAGTPTSEQDVRLQQQQQQQQQQQQQQQQQQQHQQQQQHQQQQQLNDYDAPHQKRPRISGGWGT, encoded by the exons atgggtcgcaaaaaaattcaaatatcaCGCATCACCGACGAACGCAATCGACAG GTGACCTTCAACAAACGCAAGTTTGGCGTCATGAAGAAGGCCTATGAACTGTCGGTGCTATGTGATTGTGAGATTGCTTTAATCATATTCTCATCGAGCAATAAGCTCTATCAATATGCCAGCACCGATATGGATCGAGTCCTGCTCAAATATACGGAATACAATGAGCCGCACGAGTCGCTGACCAATAAGAATATTATTGAG AAGGAGAACAAAAACGGAGTCATGTCACCGGATTCGCCTGAAGCTGAGGCCGATTATACATTAACGCCACGCACAGAAgccaaatataataaaatcgATGAGGAATTTCAGAATATGATGCAGCGCAATCAAATGGCCATCGGCGGTGTGGTTGGAGctggcggcggtggtggtggcggtggtgccGGCAATGGTGGTCCAGGTGCACCCAGACAATTGCCCAATACTAGTTATACGCTACCGGTATCCGTACCGGTACCGGGCTCCTACGGTGAGAATATGCTGCAGGCCAGCCCACAAATGTCCCACACAAACATCAGCCCACGTCCATCGAGTTCAGAGACGGATTCAGGTGGGATGTCCTTAATAA tttatccatcggGTTCCATGTTGGAGATGTCAAACGGTTATCCACATTCACATTCGCCGCTTGTGGGATCACCGAGTCCAGGTCCCAGTCCTGGCATAG CTCATCATATGCCTATTAAACAACAATCGCCGGGCAGCCAAAATGGACGAGCTTCCAATTTGCGTGTCGTTATACCGCCGTCTATAGGTCCCAATATGTCCACAGCTGATGATGTGGCCTATGGAGAT CACCGCCAGAGTCAGACCTCATTAAATACGCCAGTGGTAACGCTACAGACGCCCATACCTGCCCTCACCAGTTATACCTTTGGGGCACAGGATTTTTCCTCATCGGGAGCCATGAGTAGTGCGGATATTATGAGTTTACCGCAATGGCATCCGGGTCTGACGCAGCACACTAG tCTATCGCACTTGGCTGTCTCGAATAGCACACCGCCGCCTGCCACATCACCCGTCTCTATCAAGGTCAAAGCCGAGCCACAATCACCGCCACGTGATCTCTCCGCCAGCGGGCATCAGCATAGTAATGGCTCAACGGGTAGCGGTGGttccagcagcagcacaagCAGTAGCAATGCCTCGGCCAGTGGCTTAGTTGTTGGTATACCCACAGTTACGAGTGCTTCCAGTGTGTCAGTGGCCGCCAATGTTATATCGCACTTGAATCAGGCCAGTGTCCTGGCGGGTGCATCAgggggtggtggtggcggcggcggcggcccAGCAGGCGGTATTGTTGTTGGTAGCAATGGCAATGCCAATGAACAGGCCACCAATCTGAGCGTTCTAAGTCATTCGCAACAGCATCTGGTCATGCCCAATTCAAGGCCTTCATCAACTGGTCATATTACACCCACACCAG GGCATGATAAGTATGAAGGATATCCGTACCGCGCTCTAATGGGACATAATCATAATCCTAGATGGAACTTTGCCG GTACGCCTACCAGTGAACAGGATGTGCgtctgcaacaacaacaacagcagcagcagcagcaacaacaacaacaacagcagcagcagcaacatcaacaacagcagcaacatcaacagcaacaacaattaaacGACTATGATGCACCACATCAGAAACGGCCCAGAATATCGGGCGGATGGGGTACTTAG
- the LOC6641077 gene encoding myocyte-specific enhancer factor 2 isoform X3, with protein sequence MGRKKIQISRITDERNRQVTFNKRKFGVMKKAYELSVLCDCEIALIIFSSSNKLYQYASTDMDRVLLKYTEYNEPHESLTNKNIIEKENKNGVMSPDSPEAEADYTLTPRTEAKYNKIDEEFQNMMQRNQMAIGGVVGAGGGGGGGGAGNGGPGAPRQLPNTSYTLPVSVPVPGSYGENMLQASPQMSHTNISPRPSSSETDSGGMSLIIYPSGSMLEMSNGYPHSHSPLVGSPSPGPSPGIAHHMPIKQQSPGSQNGRASNLRVVIPPSIGPNMSTADDVAYGDHRQSQTSLNTPVVTLQTPIPALTSYTFGAQDFSSSGAMSSADIMSLPQWHPGLTQHTSLSHLAVSNSTPPPATSPVSIKVKAEPQSPPRDLSASGHQHSNGSTGSGGSSSSTSSSNASASGLVVGIPTVTSASSVSVAANVISHLNQASVLAGASGGGGGGGGGPAGGIVVGSNGNANEQATNLSVLSHSQQHLVMPNSRPSSTGHITPTPDFIILNTGTPTSEQDVRLQQQQQQQQQQQQQQQQQQQHQQQQQHQQQQQLNDYDAPHQKRPRISGGWGT encoded by the exons atgggtcgcaaaaaaattcaaatatcaCGCATCACCGACGAACGCAATCGACAG GTGACCTTCAACAAACGCAAGTTTGGCGTCATGAAGAAGGCCTATGAACTGTCGGTGCTATGTGATTGTGAGATTGCTTTAATCATATTCTCATCGAGCAATAAGCTCTATCAATATGCCAGCACCGATATGGATCGAGTCCTGCTCAAATATACGGAATACAATGAGCCGCACGAGTCGCTGACCAATAAGAATATTATTGAG AAGGAGAACAAAAACGGAGTCATGTCACCGGATTCGCCTGAAGCTGAGGCCGATTATACATTAACGCCACGCACAGAAgccaaatataataaaatcgATGAGGAATTTCAGAATATGATGCAGCGCAATCAAATGGCCATCGGCGGTGTGGTTGGAGctggcggcggtggtggtggcggtggtgccGGCAATGGTGGTCCAGGTGCACCCAGACAATTGCCCAATACTAGTTATACGCTACCGGTATCCGTACCGGTACCGGGCTCCTACGGTGAGAATATGCTGCAGGCCAGCCCACAAATGTCCCACACAAACATCAGCCCACGTCCATCGAGTTCAGAGACGGATTCAGGTGGGATGTCCTTAATAA tttatccatcggGTTCCATGTTGGAGATGTCAAACGGTTATCCACATTCACATTCGCCGCTTGTGGGATCACCGAGTCCAGGTCCCAGTCCTGGCATAG CTCATCATATGCCTATTAAACAACAATCGCCGGGCAGCCAAAATGGACGAGCTTCCAATTTGCGTGTCGTTATACCGCCGTCTATAGGTCCCAATATGTCCACAGCTGATGATGTGGCCTATGGAGAT CACCGCCAGAGTCAGACCTCATTAAATACGCCAGTGGTAACGCTACAGACGCCCATACCTGCCCTCACCAGTTATACCTTTGGGGCACAGGATTTTTCCTCATCGGGAGCCATGAGTAGTGCGGATATTATGAGTTTACCGCAATGGCATCCGGGTCTGACGCAGCACACTAG tCTATCGCACTTGGCTGTCTCGAATAGCACACCGCCGCCTGCCACATCACCCGTCTCTATCAAGGTCAAAGCCGAGCCACAATCACCGCCACGTGATCTCTCCGCCAGCGGGCATCAGCATAGTAATGGCTCAACGGGTAGCGGTGGttccagcagcagcacaagCAGTAGCAATGCCTCGGCCAGTGGCTTAGTTGTTGGTATACCCACAGTTACGAGTGCTTCCAGTGTGTCAGTGGCCGCCAATGTTATATCGCACTTGAATCAGGCCAGTGTCCTGGCGGGTGCATCAgggggtggtggtggcggcggcggcggcccAGCAGGCGGTATTGTTGTTGGTAGCAATGGCAATGCCAATGAACAGGCCACCAATCTGAGCGTTCTAAGTCATTCGCAACAGCATCTGGTCATGCCCAATTCAAGGCCTTCATCAACTGGTCATATTACACCCACACCAG atttcattattttaaatacaGGTACGCCTACCAGTGAACAGGATGTGCgtctgcaacaacaacaacagcagcagcagcagcaacaacaacaacaacagcagcagcagcaacatcaacaacagcagcaacatcaacagcaacaacaattaaacGACTATGATGCACCACATCAGAAACGGCCCAGAATATCGGGCGGATGGGGTACTTAG
- the LOC6641077 gene encoding myocyte-specific enhancer factor 2 isoform X2 codes for MGRKKIQISRITDERNRQVTFNKRKFGVMKKAYELSVLCDCEIALIIFSSSNKLYQYASTDMDRVLLKYTEYNEPHESLTNKNIIEKENKNGVMSPDSPEAEADYTLTPRTEAKYNKIDEEFQNMMQRNQMAIGGVVGAGGGGGGGGAGNGGPGAPRQLPNTSYTLPVSVPVPGSYGENMLQASPQMSHTNISPRPSSSETDSVYPSGSMLEMSNGYPHSHSPLVGSPSPGPSPGIAHHMPIKQQSPGSQNGRASNLRVVIPPSIGPNMSTADDVAYGDHRQSQTSLNTPVVTLQTPIPALTSYTFGAQDFSSSGAMSSADIMSLPQWHPGLTQHTSLSHLAVSNSTPPPATSPVSIKVKAEPQSPPRDLSASGHQHSNGSTGSGGSSSSTSSSNASASGLVVGIPTVTSASSVSVAANVISHLNQASVLAGASGGGGGGGGGPAGGIVVGSNGNANEQATNLSVLSHSQQHLVMPNSRPSSTGHITPTPGHDKYEGYPYRALMGHNHNPRWNFAGTPTSEQDVRLQQQQQQQQQQQQQQQQQQQHQQQQQHQQQQQLNDYDAPHQKRPRISGGWGT; via the exons atgggtcgcaaaaaaattcaaatatcaCGCATCACCGACGAACGCAATCGACAG GTGACCTTCAACAAACGCAAGTTTGGCGTCATGAAGAAGGCCTATGAACTGTCGGTGCTATGTGATTGTGAGATTGCTTTAATCATATTCTCATCGAGCAATAAGCTCTATCAATATGCCAGCACCGATATGGATCGAGTCCTGCTCAAATATACGGAATACAATGAGCCGCACGAGTCGCTGACCAATAAGAATATTATTGAG AAGGAGAACAAAAACGGAGTCATGTCACCGGATTCGCCTGAAGCTGAGGCCGATTATACATTAACGCCACGCACAGAAgccaaatataataaaatcgATGAGGAATTTCAGAATATGATGCAGCGCAATCAAATGGCCATCGGCGGTGTGGTTGGAGctggcggcggtggtggtggcggtggtgccGGCAATGGTGGTCCAGGTGCACCCAGACAATTGCCCAATACTAGTTATACGCTACCGGTATCCGTACCGGTACCGGGCTCCTACGGTGAGAATATGCTGCAGGCCAGCCCACAAATGTCCCACACAAACATCAGCCCACGTCCATCGAGTTCAGAGACGGATTCAG tttatccatcggGTTCCATGTTGGAGATGTCAAACGGTTATCCACATTCACATTCGCCGCTTGTGGGATCACCGAGTCCAGGTCCCAGTCCTGGCATAG CTCATCATATGCCTATTAAACAACAATCGCCGGGCAGCCAAAATGGACGAGCTTCCAATTTGCGTGTCGTTATACCGCCGTCTATAGGTCCCAATATGTCCACAGCTGATGATGTGGCCTATGGAGAT CACCGCCAGAGTCAGACCTCATTAAATACGCCAGTGGTAACGCTACAGACGCCCATACCTGCCCTCACCAGTTATACCTTTGGGGCACAGGATTTTTCCTCATCGGGAGCCATGAGTAGTGCGGATATTATGAGTTTACCGCAATGGCATCCGGGTCTGACGCAGCACACTAG tCTATCGCACTTGGCTGTCTCGAATAGCACACCGCCGCCTGCCACATCACCCGTCTCTATCAAGGTCAAAGCCGAGCCACAATCACCGCCACGTGATCTCTCCGCCAGCGGGCATCAGCATAGTAATGGCTCAACGGGTAGCGGTGGttccagcagcagcacaagCAGTAGCAATGCCTCGGCCAGTGGCTTAGTTGTTGGTATACCCACAGTTACGAGTGCTTCCAGTGTGTCAGTGGCCGCCAATGTTATATCGCACTTGAATCAGGCCAGTGTCCTGGCGGGTGCATCAgggggtggtggtggcggcggcggcggcccAGCAGGCGGTATTGTTGTTGGTAGCAATGGCAATGCCAATGAACAGGCCACCAATCTGAGCGTTCTAAGTCATTCGCAACAGCATCTGGTCATGCCCAATTCAAGGCCTTCATCAACTGGTCATATTACACCCACACCAG GGCATGATAAGTATGAAGGATATCCGTACCGCGCTCTAATGGGACATAATCATAATCCTAGATGGAACTTTGCCG GTACGCCTACCAGTGAACAGGATGTGCgtctgcaacaacaacaacagcagcagcagcagcaacaacaacaacaacagcagcagcagcaacatcaacaacagcagcaacatcaacagcaacaacaattaaacGACTATGATGCACCACATCAGAAACGGCCCAGAATATCGGGCGGATGGGGTACTTAG
- the LOC6641077 gene encoding myocyte-specific enhancer factor 2 isoform X4: protein MGRKKIQISRITDERNRQVTFNKRKFGVMKKAYELSVLCDCEIALIIFSSSNKLYQYASTDMDRVLLKYTEYNEPHESLTNKNIIEKENKNGVMSPDSPEAEADYTLTPRTEAKYNKIDEEFQNMMQRNQMAIGGVVGAGGGGGGGGAGNGGPGAPRQLPNTSYTLPVSVPVPGSYGENMLQASPQMSHTNISPRPSSSETDSVYPSGSMLEMSNGYPHSHSPLVGSPSPGPSPGIAHHMPIKQQSPGSQNGRASNLRVVIPPSIGPNMSTADDVAYGDHRQSQTSLNTPVVTLQTPIPALTSYTFGAQDFSSSGAMSSADIMSLPQWHPGLTQHTSLSHLAVSNSTPPPATSPVSIKVKAEPQSPPRDLSASGHQHSNGSTGSGGSSSSTSSSNASASGLVVGIPTVTSASSVSVAANVISHLNQASVLAGASGGGGGGGGGPAGGIVVGSNGNANEQATNLSVLSHSQQHLVMPNSRPSSTGHITPTPDFIILNTGTPTSEQDVRLQQQQQQQQQQQQQQQQQQQHQQQQQHQQQQQLNDYDAPHQKRPRISGGWGT, encoded by the exons atgggtcgcaaaaaaattcaaatatcaCGCATCACCGACGAACGCAATCGACAG GTGACCTTCAACAAACGCAAGTTTGGCGTCATGAAGAAGGCCTATGAACTGTCGGTGCTATGTGATTGTGAGATTGCTTTAATCATATTCTCATCGAGCAATAAGCTCTATCAATATGCCAGCACCGATATGGATCGAGTCCTGCTCAAATATACGGAATACAATGAGCCGCACGAGTCGCTGACCAATAAGAATATTATTGAG AAGGAGAACAAAAACGGAGTCATGTCACCGGATTCGCCTGAAGCTGAGGCCGATTATACATTAACGCCACGCACAGAAgccaaatataataaaatcgATGAGGAATTTCAGAATATGATGCAGCGCAATCAAATGGCCATCGGCGGTGTGGTTGGAGctggcggcggtggtggtggcggtggtgccGGCAATGGTGGTCCAGGTGCACCCAGACAATTGCCCAATACTAGTTATACGCTACCGGTATCCGTACCGGTACCGGGCTCCTACGGTGAGAATATGCTGCAGGCCAGCCCACAAATGTCCCACACAAACATCAGCCCACGTCCATCGAGTTCAGAGACGGATTCAG tttatccatcggGTTCCATGTTGGAGATGTCAAACGGTTATCCACATTCACATTCGCCGCTTGTGGGATCACCGAGTCCAGGTCCCAGTCCTGGCATAG CTCATCATATGCCTATTAAACAACAATCGCCGGGCAGCCAAAATGGACGAGCTTCCAATTTGCGTGTCGTTATACCGCCGTCTATAGGTCCCAATATGTCCACAGCTGATGATGTGGCCTATGGAGAT CACCGCCAGAGTCAGACCTCATTAAATACGCCAGTGGTAACGCTACAGACGCCCATACCTGCCCTCACCAGTTATACCTTTGGGGCACAGGATTTTTCCTCATCGGGAGCCATGAGTAGTGCGGATATTATGAGTTTACCGCAATGGCATCCGGGTCTGACGCAGCACACTAG tCTATCGCACTTGGCTGTCTCGAATAGCACACCGCCGCCTGCCACATCACCCGTCTCTATCAAGGTCAAAGCCGAGCCACAATCACCGCCACGTGATCTCTCCGCCAGCGGGCATCAGCATAGTAATGGCTCAACGGGTAGCGGTGGttccagcagcagcacaagCAGTAGCAATGCCTCGGCCAGTGGCTTAGTTGTTGGTATACCCACAGTTACGAGTGCTTCCAGTGTGTCAGTGGCCGCCAATGTTATATCGCACTTGAATCAGGCCAGTGTCCTGGCGGGTGCATCAgggggtggtggtggcggcggcggcggcccAGCAGGCGGTATTGTTGTTGGTAGCAATGGCAATGCCAATGAACAGGCCACCAATCTGAGCGTTCTAAGTCATTCGCAACAGCATCTGGTCATGCCCAATTCAAGGCCTTCATCAACTGGTCATATTACACCCACACCAG atttcattattttaaatacaGGTACGCCTACCAGTGAACAGGATGTGCgtctgcaacaacaacaacagcagcagcagcagcaacaacaacaacaacagcagcagcagcaacatcaacaacagcagcaacatcaacagcaacaacaattaaacGACTATGATGCACCACATCAGAAACGGCCCAGAATATCGGGCGGATGGGGTACTTAG
- the LOC6641077 gene encoding myocyte-specific enhancer factor 2 isoform X6: MGRKKIQISRITDERNRQVTFNKRKFGVMKKAYELSVLCDCEIALIIFSSSNKLYQYASTDMDRVLLKYTEYNEPHESLTNKNIIEKENKNGVMSPDSPEAEADYTLTPRTEAKYNKIDEEFQNMMQRNQMAIGGVVGAGGGGGGGGAGNGGPGAPRQLPNTSYTLPVSVPVPGSYGENMLQASPQMSHTNISPRPSSSETDSVYPSGSMLEMSNGYPHSHSPLVGSPSPGPSPGIAHHMPIKQQSPGSQNGRASNLRVVIPPSIGPNMSTADDVAYGDHRQSQTSLNTPVVTLQTPIPALTSYTFGAQDFSSSGAMSSADIMSLPQWHPGLTQHTSLSHLAVSNSTPPPATSPVSIKVKAEPQSPPRDLSASGHQHSNGSTGSGGSSSSTSSSNASASGLVVGIPTVTSASSVSVAANVISHLNQASVLAGASGGGGGGGGGPAGGIVVGSNGNANEQATNLSVLSHSQQHLVMPNSRPSSTGHITPTPGTPTSEQDVRLQQQQQQQQQQQQQQQQQQQHQQQQQHQQQQQLNDYDAPHQKRPRISGGWGT, from the exons atgggtcgcaaaaaaattcaaatatcaCGCATCACCGACGAACGCAATCGACAG GTGACCTTCAACAAACGCAAGTTTGGCGTCATGAAGAAGGCCTATGAACTGTCGGTGCTATGTGATTGTGAGATTGCTTTAATCATATTCTCATCGAGCAATAAGCTCTATCAATATGCCAGCACCGATATGGATCGAGTCCTGCTCAAATATACGGAATACAATGAGCCGCACGAGTCGCTGACCAATAAGAATATTATTGAG AAGGAGAACAAAAACGGAGTCATGTCACCGGATTCGCCTGAAGCTGAGGCCGATTATACATTAACGCCACGCACAGAAgccaaatataataaaatcgATGAGGAATTTCAGAATATGATGCAGCGCAATCAAATGGCCATCGGCGGTGTGGTTGGAGctggcggcggtggtggtggcggtggtgccGGCAATGGTGGTCCAGGTGCACCCAGACAATTGCCCAATACTAGTTATACGCTACCGGTATCCGTACCGGTACCGGGCTCCTACGGTGAGAATATGCTGCAGGCCAGCCCACAAATGTCCCACACAAACATCAGCCCACGTCCATCGAGTTCAGAGACGGATTCAG tttatccatcggGTTCCATGTTGGAGATGTCAAACGGTTATCCACATTCACATTCGCCGCTTGTGGGATCACCGAGTCCAGGTCCCAGTCCTGGCATAG CTCATCATATGCCTATTAAACAACAATCGCCGGGCAGCCAAAATGGACGAGCTTCCAATTTGCGTGTCGTTATACCGCCGTCTATAGGTCCCAATATGTCCACAGCTGATGATGTGGCCTATGGAGAT CACCGCCAGAGTCAGACCTCATTAAATACGCCAGTGGTAACGCTACAGACGCCCATACCTGCCCTCACCAGTTATACCTTTGGGGCACAGGATTTTTCCTCATCGGGAGCCATGAGTAGTGCGGATATTATGAGTTTACCGCAATGGCATCCGGGTCTGACGCAGCACACTAG tCTATCGCACTTGGCTGTCTCGAATAGCACACCGCCGCCTGCCACATCACCCGTCTCTATCAAGGTCAAAGCCGAGCCACAATCACCGCCACGTGATCTCTCCGCCAGCGGGCATCAGCATAGTAATGGCTCAACGGGTAGCGGTGGttccagcagcagcacaagCAGTAGCAATGCCTCGGCCAGTGGCTTAGTTGTTGGTATACCCACAGTTACGAGTGCTTCCAGTGTGTCAGTGGCCGCCAATGTTATATCGCACTTGAATCAGGCCAGTGTCCTGGCGGGTGCATCAgggggtggtggtggcggcggcggcggcccAGCAGGCGGTATTGTTGTTGGTAGCAATGGCAATGCCAATGAACAGGCCACCAATCTGAGCGTTCTAAGTCATTCGCAACAGCATCTGGTCATGCCCAATTCAAGGCCTTCATCAACTGGTCATATTACACCCACACCAG GTACGCCTACCAGTGAACAGGATGTGCgtctgcaacaacaacaacagcagcagcagcagcaacaacaacaacaacagcagcagcagcaacatcaacaacagcagcaacatcaacagcaacaacaattaaacGACTATGATGCACCACATCAGAAACGGCCCAGAATATCGGGCGGATGGGGTACTTAG
- the LOC6641077 gene encoding myocyte-specific enhancer factor 2 isoform X8 — MGRKKIQISRITDERNRQVTFNKRKFGVMKKAYELSVLCDCEIALIIFSSSNKLYQYASTDMDRVLLKYTEYNEPHESLTNKNIIEKENKNGVMSPDSPEAEADYTLTPRTEAKYNKIDEEFQNMMQRNQMAIGGVVGAGGGGGGGGAGNGGPGAPRQLPNTSYTLPVSVPVPGSYGENMLQASPQMSHTNISPRPSSSETDSAHHMPIKQQSPGSQNGRASNLRVVIPPSIGPNMSTADDVAYGDHRQSQTSLNTPVVTLQTPIPALTSYTFGAQDFSSSGAMSSADIMSLPQWHPGLTQHTSLSHLAVSNSTPPPATSPVSIKVKAEPQSPPRDLSASGHQHSNGSTGSGGSSSSTSSSNASASGLVVGIPTVTSASSVSVAANVISHLNQASVLAGASGGGGGGGGGPAGGIVVGSNGNANEQATNLSVLSHSQQHLVMPNSRPSSTGHITPTPGHDKYEGYPYRALMGHNHNPRWNFAGTPTSEQDVRLQQQQQQQQQQQQQQQQQQQHQQQQQHQQQQQLNDYDAPHQKRPRISGGWGT; from the exons atgggtcgcaaaaaaattcaaatatcaCGCATCACCGACGAACGCAATCGACAG GTGACCTTCAACAAACGCAAGTTTGGCGTCATGAAGAAGGCCTATGAACTGTCGGTGCTATGTGATTGTGAGATTGCTTTAATCATATTCTCATCGAGCAATAAGCTCTATCAATATGCCAGCACCGATATGGATCGAGTCCTGCTCAAATATACGGAATACAATGAGCCGCACGAGTCGCTGACCAATAAGAATATTATTGAG AAGGAGAACAAAAACGGAGTCATGTCACCGGATTCGCCTGAAGCTGAGGCCGATTATACATTAACGCCACGCACAGAAgccaaatataataaaatcgATGAGGAATTTCAGAATATGATGCAGCGCAATCAAATGGCCATCGGCGGTGTGGTTGGAGctggcggcggtggtggtggcggtggtgccGGCAATGGTGGTCCAGGTGCACCCAGACAATTGCCCAATACTAGTTATACGCTACCGGTATCCGTACCGGTACCGGGCTCCTACGGTGAGAATATGCTGCAGGCCAGCCCACAAATGTCCCACACAAACATCAGCCCACGTCCATCGAGTTCAGAGACGGATTCAG CTCATCATATGCCTATTAAACAACAATCGCCGGGCAGCCAAAATGGACGAGCTTCCAATTTGCGTGTCGTTATACCGCCGTCTATAGGTCCCAATATGTCCACAGCTGATGATGTGGCCTATGGAGAT CACCGCCAGAGTCAGACCTCATTAAATACGCCAGTGGTAACGCTACAGACGCCCATACCTGCCCTCACCAGTTATACCTTTGGGGCACAGGATTTTTCCTCATCGGGAGCCATGAGTAGTGCGGATATTATGAGTTTACCGCAATGGCATCCGGGTCTGACGCAGCACACTAG tCTATCGCACTTGGCTGTCTCGAATAGCACACCGCCGCCTGCCACATCACCCGTCTCTATCAAGGTCAAAGCCGAGCCACAATCACCGCCACGTGATCTCTCCGCCAGCGGGCATCAGCATAGTAATGGCTCAACGGGTAGCGGTGGttccagcagcagcacaagCAGTAGCAATGCCTCGGCCAGTGGCTTAGTTGTTGGTATACCCACAGTTACGAGTGCTTCCAGTGTGTCAGTGGCCGCCAATGTTATATCGCACTTGAATCAGGCCAGTGTCCTGGCGGGTGCATCAgggggtggtggtggcggcggcggcggcccAGCAGGCGGTATTGTTGTTGGTAGCAATGGCAATGCCAATGAACAGGCCACCAATCTGAGCGTTCTAAGTCATTCGCAACAGCATCTGGTCATGCCCAATTCAAGGCCTTCATCAACTGGTCATATTACACCCACACCAG GGCATGATAAGTATGAAGGATATCCGTACCGCGCTCTAATGGGACATAATCATAATCCTAGATGGAACTTTGCCG GTACGCCTACCAGTGAACAGGATGTGCgtctgcaacaacaacaacagcagcagcagcagcaacaacaacaacaacagcagcagcagcaacatcaacaacagcagcaacatcaacagcaacaacaattaaacGACTATGATGCACCACATCAGAAACGGCCCAGAATATCGGGCGGATGGGGTACTTAG